One part of the Roseomonas gilardii genome encodes these proteins:
- a CDS encoding helix-turn-helix domain-containing protein — protein MSMLNTAAAVLRCFSPDHPELTTSEVADLLHLPKSNASRVLRAMREAGFVDAVPGSRRYRPGLLHLELGQVLRNGSVQWREAQAVLLRLSRLGRLSGEVSLRDGAEVVRLLRMKDGLPLPPAPGCAPGRAPVWDDAAGLALLARLPEAALSALLAQVPPEPGAEAVAQAVAAARRESFVRLPGPDERLESLAFAVLDPAREEAVAISLLVPDLSYPEGQRLLPAILTEMRSLAALIGDRDLLRGLAPAQPRAA, from the coding sequence ATGTCGATGCTGAATACCGCTGCCGCGGTGCTGCGCTGCTTCTCGCCGGACCATCCGGAACTGACCACCTCCGAGGTGGCGGACCTGCTGCACCTGCCGAAGAGCAACGCTTCCCGCGTGCTGCGCGCGATGCGGGAGGCCGGCTTCGTCGATGCGGTGCCCGGTTCCCGCCGCTATCGTCCGGGGCTGCTGCATCTCGAACTGGGTCAGGTCCTGCGAAACGGTTCCGTCCAGTGGCGGGAGGCCCAGGCGGTGCTGCTGCGCCTGTCCCGGCTCGGGCGGCTGAGCGGCGAGGTCAGCCTGCGGGACGGCGCGGAGGTGGTGCGGCTGCTGCGGATGAAGGACGGCCTGCCGCTGCCCCCGGCGCCCGGATGCGCCCCCGGGCGGGCGCCCGTCTGGGACGATGCGGCGGGGCTGGCGCTGCTGGCGCGTCTGCCCGAGGCCGCCCTGTCGGCGCTGCTGGCCCAGGTACCGCCGGAACCCGGGGCGGAAGCGGTGGCCCAGGCCGTGGCGGCGGCGCGGCGGGAAAGCTTCGTGCGCCTGCCGGGGCCGGATGAGCGGCTGGAAAGCCTGGCCTTTGCCGTGCTCGACCCGGCGCGGGAGGAAGCCGTCGCCATCAGCCTGCTGGTGCCCGACCTCTCCTATCCCGAGGGGCAGAGGCTGCTCCCGGCCATCCTGACCGAGATGCGGAGCCTCGCGGCCCTGATCGGCGACCGGGACCTGCTGCGCGGCCTCGCCCCGGCCCAGCCCCGGGCCGCCTGA
- the mdoH gene encoding glucans biosynthesis glucosyltransferase MdoH — MPPEPPRPSLRFRRLCFGLFCALTGLLLAWLAWRTMAPGGWTGWEILGFAAFVGLLPWAALSAANGVIGGVLLLGSRDPAAAVMPQLRMAPIHTPLAPPGLRTGILCCVRDEPVEAVLPPVERLLAGLEAAGVGGSFVFWLLSDTRDDALAAQEAAGVAALALRFPGRAHYRRRRENTGFKAGNVMEFLDRHAGGLDLFLCLDADSGMSAPAVLRLVGCMEADPRLAVVQPLIVGRPAESAFPRLFQFGMRAGMRAWATGQAWWQGDDGPYWGHNAVLRIAPFRAHARLAPLPGGRAILSHDQVEAVQLQAAGWGVRCLPVEEGSLEGNPPTLPDFLARDGRWGEGNMQYWRLLFRPGLRAMGRWQLLQAILLFAGAPLWVLLAVAAVGNVANGGGEATPRAALALLLAATWLCTYAPKLMGYAELLLRPGRAVPYGGRGAVLRGAGAEILFTTLLDPVSLLNKAMVLIALPFGRRGGWGVQQRAARGLRVQEALRLLWPHTLLGILLLLLLGLHSLGALLWGLPFLLGLALAVPFCLLTADPCFSALLRRHGIAATPEERAGSPE, encoded by the coding sequence GTGCCGCCTGAACCGCCGCGACCCTCTCTCCGATTCCGACGCCTCTGCTTCGGGCTGTTCTGCGCCCTGACCGGGCTGCTGCTGGCCTGGCTGGCCTGGCGGACGATGGCGCCGGGCGGCTGGACGGGGTGGGAGATCCTGGGCTTCGCCGCCTTCGTCGGGCTGCTCCCCTGGGCGGCGCTCAGCGCGGCGAACGGGGTGATCGGAGGGGTCTTGCTGCTGGGATCGCGCGATCCGGCGGCGGCGGTGATGCCACAGCTCCGCATGGCGCCGATCCACACGCCCCTGGCGCCCCCTGGGCTCAGGACGGGCATCCTCTGCTGCGTGCGGGACGAGCCGGTGGAAGCCGTGCTGCCGCCGGTGGAACGGCTGCTGGCCGGACTGGAGGCCGCCGGGGTGGGCGGGAGCTTCGTCTTCTGGCTGCTTTCCGACACGCGCGACGATGCGCTGGCGGCGCAGGAGGCGGCGGGCGTGGCGGCGCTCGCGCTGCGCTTTCCCGGCCGGGCGCATTACCGGCGGCGGCGCGAGAACACAGGCTTCAAGGCTGGGAACGTGATGGAGTTCCTGGACCGCCATGCCGGGGGACTGGACCTTTTCCTCTGCCTGGACGCGGATTCCGGGATGAGCGCCCCGGCGGTGCTGCGGCTGGTCGGCTGCATGGAGGCCGATCCACGCCTGGCTGTGGTGCAGCCGCTGATCGTCGGCCGGCCCGCGGAATCCGCCTTTCCCCGGCTGTTCCAGTTCGGGATGCGGGCGGGGATGCGGGCCTGGGCCACGGGGCAGGCCTGGTGGCAGGGGGATGACGGGCCCTATTGGGGGCACAACGCCGTGCTGCGGATCGCGCCCTTCCGCGCCCACGCCCGGCTGGCGCCGCTGCCGGGCGGGCGGGCCATCCTGTCGCATGACCAGGTGGAGGCGGTGCAGCTCCAGGCCGCCGGCTGGGGGGTGCGGTGCCTGCCGGTGGAGGAAGGCAGCCTGGAGGGCAACCCACCCACCCTGCCGGATTTCCTGGCGCGCGACGGCCGCTGGGGCGAGGGGAACATGCAGTACTGGCGCCTGCTGTTCCGCCCGGGGCTGCGGGCCATGGGGCGGTGGCAGCTCCTGCAGGCGATCCTGCTCTTCGCCGGGGCGCCGCTCTGGGTGCTGCTGGCCGTGGCGGCGGTGGGCAACGTGGCCAACGGCGGCGGCGAGGCCACGCCCCGCGCGGCCCTGGCCCTGCTTCTGGCGGCGACCTGGCTCTGCACCTATGCGCCGAAGCTGATGGGCTATGCCGAGTTGCTGCTCCGCCCGGGCCGGGCAGTGCCCTATGGGGGGCGGGGCGCCGTGCTGCGGGGCGCGGGGGCGGAAATCCTGTTCACCACCCTGCTCGACCCGGTCAGCCTGCTGAACAAGGCGATGGTGCTGATCGCCCTGCCCTTCGGGCGCCGGGGCGGCTGGGGGGTGCAGCAGCGCGCGGCGCGGGGGCTACGGGTGCAGGAGGCGCTGCGCCTGCTCTGGCCGCATACGCTGCTGGGCATCCTCCTGCTGCTGTTGCTGGGGCTGCATTCCCTGGGCGCGCTTCTCTGGGGCCTGCCCTTCCTGCTGGGTCTCGCCCTGGCCGTGCCCTTCTGCCTGCTGACAGCCGATCCATGCTTTTCCGCCCTGCTGCGCCGCCACGGGATCGCGGCAACGCCGGAGGAACGGGCCGGCAGCCCGGAATGA
- the rph gene encoding ribonuclease PH: MTEFSMTRPSGRAPDALRPVSIEPGVARHAEGSCRIRMGLTEVLCTASVEGRVPGFLRGKGQGWVTAEYGMLPRATHQRGDREAAKGKQSGRTQEIQRLIGRSLRAVTDRAAMGEMSVVLDCDVLTADGGTRCAAITGAWVALHLAFEHCRRMRILSRNPLTGHVAAVSAGLWQGEAVLDLDYAEDSAAEADANFVLTDAGGIVEIQATAEAAPFTGEQFDGLLALARRGTEELFAAQRRAIGEGAKA, encoded by the coding sequence ATGACGGAGTTTTCCATGACGCGCCCCTCTGGCCGCGCCCCCGACGCGTTGCGCCCTGTTTCCATCGAACCCGGCGTGGCCCGCCATGCGGAGGGCTCCTGCCGCATCCGCATGGGCCTGACCGAGGTGCTCTGCACCGCCAGCGTGGAGGGACGGGTGCCCGGCTTCCTGCGCGGCAAGGGGCAGGGCTGGGTGACGGCGGAATACGGCATGCTGCCCCGCGCCACGCACCAGCGCGGCGACCGGGAGGCAGCGAAGGGGAAGCAGTCCGGCCGCACGCAGGAGATCCAGCGCCTGATCGGCCGTTCGCTGCGCGCCGTGACCGACCGTGCCGCCATGGGCGAGATGAGCGTGGTGCTGGACTGCGACGTGCTGACCGCCGATGGCGGCACCCGCTGCGCCGCCATCACCGGCGCCTGGGTGGCGCTGCACCTGGCCTTCGAGCATTGCCGGCGGATGCGCATCCTGTCGCGCAACCCGCTGACCGGGCATGTGGCCGCGGTCTCGGCCGGGCTGTGGCAGGGCGAGGCGGTGCTCGACCTCGACTATGCCGAGGACAGCGCCGCCGAGGCGGACGCCAATTTCGTGCTGACCGACGCTGGCGGGATCGTCGAGATCCAGGCCACGGCGGAGGCCGCGCCCTTCACCGGGGAGCAGTTCGACGGCCTGCTGGCCCTGGCGCGGCGTGGCACGGAGGAGCTCTTCGCCGCGCAACGGCGGGCCATCGGCGAAGGAGCCAAGGCATGA
- a CDS encoding non-canonical purine NTP pyrophosphatase, giving the protein MTRRLTEKRLILATHNAGKVREVAALLAPWGLEVTGVGDLGLPEPEETETSFLGNARIKALAAAMATGQVALADDSGFSVAALDGMPGVWTADWAKQPDGTRDYAKAMAEVARKAGEADPEGKDRGAWFSCALVLAWPDGHTEGFLGEAHGTWIWPGRGTEGHGYDPIFVPAGETLSFAEMDPARKNAISHRARAFALLAEACLPPLR; this is encoded by the coding sequence ATGACCCGCCGCCTGACGGAGAAGCGCCTGATCCTGGCCACCCACAATGCCGGCAAGGTGCGCGAGGTCGCGGCCCTGCTGGCGCCCTGGGGGCTGGAGGTAACGGGCGTGGGCGATCTTGGCCTGCCGGAGCCGGAGGAAACGGAGACCAGCTTCCTCGGCAATGCCCGGATCAAGGCCCTGGCCGCCGCCATGGCCACGGGGCAGGTGGCGCTGGCCGATGATTCCGGCTTCTCGGTCGCAGCGCTGGACGGGATGCCGGGAGTCTGGACCGCCGACTGGGCGAAGCAGCCGGACGGCACGCGCGACTATGCCAAGGCCATGGCCGAGGTCGCCCGCAAGGCCGGCGAGGCCGATCCGGAAGGCAAGGACCGTGGCGCCTGGTTCTCCTGCGCCCTGGTGCTCGCCTGGCCGGACGGGCACACGGAAGGCTTCCTGGGCGAGGCGCATGGCACCTGGATCTGGCCGGGCCGGGGCACGGAGGGACATGGCTATGACCCGATCTTCGTGCCGGCCGGGGAGACGCTGAGCTTCGCCGAGATGGACCCGGCACGGAAGAACGCGATCAGCCACCGCGCCCGCGCCTTCGCCCTGCTGGCCGAGGCCTGCCTGCCGCCGCTGCGCTGA
- a CDS encoding lactonase family protein, translating to MMSRRANILLLSAGLLAGGVPSPRAQDAGGTLVYIGTHGGSGPGEGIFLARLDPATGALAGPVLAARIERPTWQVSDPERSVLYSVSETGNDGKSQAGVQSFSIDVPTGRLTPLSRVDSGGGGATHLAYGAGSGTLFVANYGDGRVSAIPVLADGSLAGLRSVQAHAGSGPHRRQKGPHAHAAVVDPGGNFLLVPDLGADRIFIHRLDPATGALSPDGPAAEVLPPGSGPRHLVFSPDGRFAFVNTELTGEVHVYRWDAREGRLTLLSRTDIDPPGGTERSSAEIAISGDGSFLYVSSRASDSLVAYAVDGMSGALSEVQRVPAGGHSPWSFAIDPSGRWMLVANEASGTVTQFAVDAVSGRLTGTANSLTVPKPVSFAFYPPKETAR from the coding sequence ATGATGAGCCGGCGGGCGAATATCCTACTCCTCTCGGCCGGGCTCCTGGCCGGCGGCGTCCCGTCGCCCCGTGCGCAGGATGCCGGCGGGACGCTGGTCTATATCGGCACGCATGGGGGTTCGGGCCCCGGGGAGGGAATTTTCCTGGCCCGCCTCGATCCGGCCACAGGCGCCCTGGCGGGTCCGGTCCTCGCGGCGCGGATCGAGCGGCCGACATGGCAGGTCAGCGATCCCGAGCGGTCGGTCCTCTATTCGGTCAGCGAGACCGGGAATGACGGCAAGTCCCAGGCCGGCGTCCAGAGCTTCTCGATCGATGTTCCGACAGGACGGCTCACCCCGCTGAGCCGCGTGGATTCCGGCGGGGGCGGCGCGACGCACTTGGCCTACGGGGCCGGGTCGGGAACCCTGTTCGTGGCGAATTACGGGGATGGCCGGGTGAGCGCGATCCCGGTGCTGGCGGATGGCTCGCTGGCGGGCCTGCGTTCCGTCCAGGCCCATGCCGGTTCCGGCCCGCATCGCCGGCAGAAGGGGCCGCATGCCCATGCGGCCGTCGTCGATCCGGGCGGCAACTTCCTGCTCGTGCCCGATCTGGGGGCGGACCGCATCTTCATCCATCGCCTCGATCCGGCGACGGGGGCGCTGTCGCCGGATGGCCCCGCGGCGGAGGTCCTGCCGCCCGGTTCCGGACCGCGCCATCTGGTCTTCTCGCCGGACGGCCGCTTCGCCTTCGTCAACACCGAGCTGACCGGCGAGGTCCATGTCTATCGCTGGGACGCGCGGGAGGGCCGCCTGACACTGCTGTCCCGCACCGATATCGATCCCCCTGGCGGCACCGAAAGAAGTTCGGCGGAGATCGCCATCTCCGGCGACGGCAGCTTCCTGTACGTGTCCAGCCGTGCTTCCGACAGCCTCGTGGCCTATGCGGTGGACGGGATGTCGGGGGCACTGAGCGAGGTGCAGCGCGTGCCCGCGGGCGGCCATTCCCCGTGGAGCTTCGCGATCGATCCCTCGGGGCGCTGGATGCTGGTGGCCAACGAGGCGTCCGGCACCGTCACCCAGTTCGCGGTGGACGCGGTGTCCGGCAGGCTCACCGGCACGGCGAATTCGCTGACCGTGCCGAAGCCCGTGAGCTTCGCCTTCTACCCGCCGAAGGAGACGGCGCGGTAG